The following proteins are encoded in a genomic region of Cetobacterium sp. 8H:
- a CDS encoding electron transfer flavoprotein subunit beta/FixA family protein, with product MNIVVCIKQVPDTTEIRLDPVKGTLIRDGVPSIINPDDKGGLEEALKLKDKFGAHITAITMGPLQADAALREAIAMGVDRAILLTDRKFAGADTLATSHAISAALSELDYDLIIAGRQAIDGDTAQVGPQIAEFLNVPQITYVKDIEFDGKKTFEVKRSTEEGYMLLQVETPCLMTVLAEANKPRYMNVKNIVDAFDKEVEIWGVDRLSDIDETKLGLNGSPTKVKKSFTKGVKAVGQLYEVDPQEAAKIIVDKLKEKFVI from the coding sequence ATGAATATAGTTGTGTGTATAAAACAAGTACCTGATACTACAGAGATTAGATTAGATCCTGTAAAAGGAACACTTATCAGAGATGGAGTTCCTAGTATAATAAATCCAGATGATAAGGGTGGATTAGAAGAAGCATTAAAATTAAAAGATAAATTTGGAGCGCATATAACAGCAATTACAATGGGACCTCTTCAAGCAGATGCAGCTCTTAGAGAAGCGATTGCTATGGGAGTAGATAGAGCTATTCTTTTAACAGATAGAAAGTTTGCAGGAGCGGATACTTTAGCTACATCACACGCTATTTCTGCTGCACTTAGTGAATTAGATTATGATTTAATAATTGCGGGTAGACAAGCTATCGATGGAGATACTGCGCAAGTAGGACCACAAATTGCTGAGTTTTTAAATGTTCCTCAAATTACATATGTAAAAGATATTGAATTTGATGGAAAGAAAACATTTGAAGTTAAAAGATCAACAGAGGAAGGATACATGTTATTACAAGTTGAGACTCCTTGTTTAATGACTGTTTTAGCAGAAGCTAATAAACCAAGATACATGAATGTTAAAAATATTGTAGATGCATTCGATAAAGAGGTTGAAATTTGGGGAGTGGATAGATTATCTGATATAGATGAAACAAAACTTGGATTAAACGGATCGCCTACAAAAGTTAAAAAATCGTTTACTAAAGGTGTTAAAGCGGTTGGACAACTTTATGAAGTTGACCCTCAAGAGGCAGCAAAAATTATCGTTGATAAATTAAAAGAAAAATTTGTAATCTAA
- a CDS encoding acyl-CoA dehydrogenase, with amino-acid sequence MDFTLTKSQELFKQMITSFAENEVKPLAAEIDEEERFPVETVEKMSKIGMMGITVPKQYGGAGGDQIMYTMAVEELSKVCGTTGVILSAHTSLGVAPILEFGTEEQKQKYLPKMASGEWIGAFGLTEPNAGTDAAGQQTTAWFDEKTNEWVLNGSKIFITNAGYAHVYIIFAMTDKSLGLKGITSFIVEADTPGFSVGKKEKKLGIKGSATCELIFEDCRIPKDNILGAIGKGFKIAMMTLDGGRIGIAAQALGIAGGALDETVKYVCERKQFGKPLSKFQNTQFQIADMYAKVEAAKHLVYKAAWKKSRKENYSLDAATAKLFAAEAAMDVTTKAVQLHGGYGYTREYPVERMMRDAKITEIYEGTSEVQRMVIAGSLLK; translated from the coding sequence ATGGATTTTACATTAACTAAATCGCAAGAACTTTTTAAGCAAATGATAACTTCTTTTGCTGAAAATGAAGTGAAACCTCTTGCTGCTGAAATTGATGAGGAAGAAAGATTCCCGGTTGAAACAGTTGAAAAAATGAGTAAAATTGGAATGATGGGAATTACTGTACCTAAACAATATGGTGGTGCAGGTGGAGACCAGATCATGTATACTATGGCTGTTGAAGAACTTTCAAAAGTTTGTGGTACTACAGGTGTTATTCTTTCTGCTCATACATCTTTAGGTGTTGCACCTATTTTAGAATTTGGTACTGAAGAGCAAAAGCAAAAGTATCTTCCTAAGATGGCTTCTGGTGAATGGATTGGGGCTTTTGGATTAACTGAACCTAACGCTGGAACTGACGCTGCAGGACAACAAACAACTGCATGGTTTGATGAAAAAACTAATGAATGGGTATTAAACGGTTCTAAAATATTTATAACTAATGCTGGTTATGCTCATGTTTATATTATATTTGCTATGACAGATAAGTCTTTAGGATTAAAAGGTATCACATCATTTATTGTTGAAGCTGATACTCCTGGATTCTCTGTTGGTAAAAAAGAGAAAAAACTTGGAATTAAAGGATCTGCAACTTGTGAGTTAATATTTGAAGATTGTAGAATTCCTAAAGATAATATTCTTGGAGCTATTGGAAAAGGATTTAAAATTGCAATGATGACCCTTGATGGAGGAAGAATTGGAATTGCTGCTCAAGCTTTAGGTATTGCTGGTGGAGCTTTAGATGAAACTGTTAAATATGTTTGTGAGAGAAAACAATTTGGAAAACCTCTTTCTAAATTCCAAAATACTCAGTTCCAAATAGCTGATATGTACGCTAAAGTGGAAGCTGCAAAACATCTTGTTTATAAAGCTGCATGGAAAAAATCTAGAAAAGAAAACTATTCATTGGATGCTGCTACAGCAAAACTATTTGCTGCTGAAGCTGCAATGGATGTTACAACAAAAGCTGTTCAATTACACGGTGGATACGGATATACTAGAGAATATCCTGTCGAAAGAATGATGAGAGACGCTAAGATTACTGAAATTTATGAAGGAACTTCAGAAGTACAAAGAATGGTTATCGCAGGATCATTACTAAAGTAA
- a CDS encoding MaoC family dehydratase, producing the protein MQFSELKIGMKDSISKTITETDIILFAGITTDVNPAHINEEYAKTTMFKHRIAHGMLGAGLISAALGTRLPGEGSIYLGQELKFLAPVYAEDTITATVEIIELIPEKNRVILKTICTNQNGIEVIAGKATLMKK; encoded by the coding sequence ATGCAATTTTCAGAGTTAAAAATAGGTATGAAAGATAGTATTAGTAAAACAATAACAGAAACAGATATTATTTTATTTGCTGGAATAACAACTGATGTAAACCCTGCTCACATAAATGAAGAATACGCAAAGACAACAATGTTTAAACATCGTATAGCACATGGTATGTTAGGAGCTGGTTTAATATCAGCTGCTTTAGGAACAAGATTACCTGGTGAAGGAAGTATATACTTAGGTCAGGAGTTAAAATTTTTAGCTCCTGTATATGCTGAAGATACAATAACAGCTACTGTAGAAATAATAGAATTAATTCCAGAAAAAAATAGAGTTATTTTAAAAACTATATGTACTAACCAAAATGGTATAGAGGTAATAGCTGGAAAAGCTACACTAATGAAAAAATAA
- a CDS encoding beta-ketoacyl-ACP reductase, translated as MRLDGKIAVVTGGARGIGAVICEKLAEKGAIVYSCDLGAGEFTNPNIKMVNLNVTDREGITKFVEDVKNQYGKIDILVNNAGITKDSLIQKMTEEAWDAVIDVNLKGVFNMTQAIVPLMLENKSGSIINMSSVVGVYGNIGQTNYVATKSGVIGLTKAWAKEFARKGEQVRTNAIAPGFIKTPMTKDLPEKVINTMVEKTPLRKMGEPDDIANAVLFLASDLSKFITGQTIGVDGGLVI; from the coding sequence ATGAGATTAGATGGAAAAATAGCTGTAGTAACAGGTGGAGCAAGAGGAATCGGTGCTGTAATTTGTGAAAAATTAGCAGAAAAAGGAGCTATAGTTTATTCTTGTGATTTAGGAGCTGGTGAGTTTACAAATCCAAATATTAAAATGGTAAATTTAAATGTAACAGATAGAGAAGGAATCACAAAATTTGTTGAAGATGTAAAAAATCAATATGGAAAAATAGATATTCTGGTTAATAACGCTGGAATAACAAAAGATTCTTTAATCCAAAAGATGACTGAAGAAGCATGGGATGCTGTAATTGATGTTAACTTAAAAGGTGTATTCAATATGACACAAGCTATTGTTCCATTAATGCTTGAAAATAAAAGTGGAAGTATAATAAATATGTCTTCTGTAGTGGGAGTATATGGAAATATTGGTCAAACAAATTATGTTGCTACAAAATCTGGAGTTATTGGATTAACTAAAGCTTGGGCAAAAGAGTTTGCTAGAAAAGGTGAACAAGTAAGAACAAATGCAATAGCTCCTGGGTTTATAAAAACTCCAATGACAAAGGATCTTCCAGAAAAAGTAATAAACACTATGGTAGAAAAAACACCATTGAGAAAAATGGGAGAACCTGATGATATAGCAAATGCAGTTTTATTCTTAGCAAGTGATTTATCTAAATTTATAACTGGTCAAACTATTGGTGTAGACGGTGGTCTTGTAATCTAA
- a CDS encoding electron transfer flavoprotein subunit alpha/FixB family protein: MNLNEYKGILVFAEQREGVLQNVGLELIGKGKELAASLGEKVTAVLLGYNVEHLVKDLIAYGADEVVVVDSKELSIYDTEAYTQAFTAVINNKKPEVVLIGATTLGRDLGPRISSRCETGLTADCTMLEIGENRELLMTRPAFGGNLMATIICPDHRPQMSTVRPGVMTRLSKDENRQGAVLNFKVNFDHSKMKVKVLNIIKEAKAKVDITEAKILVSGGRGVGAQNGFDNLELLANELGGVASASRALVDAGIVSHDRQVGQTGKTVRPDVYFAFGISGAIQHLAGMEESEYIIAVNKDKSAPIFGSADLGLVTDLGKTIPYLIEEIRKAKAEK, translated from the coding sequence ATGAATTTAAATGAATATAAAGGGATCCTTGTTTTTGCTGAGCAAAGAGAGGGAGTACTACAAAACGTTGGATTAGAATTGATTGGAAAAGGAAAAGAGTTAGCCGCATCTTTAGGTGAAAAAGTGACAGCTGTTCTTTTAGGATATAACGTTGAACACCTAGTAAAGGACTTGATTGCATATGGTGCTGATGAGGTTGTTGTAGTTGATTCTAAAGAGTTATCAATCTATGATACTGAAGCTTATACTCAAGCTTTTACTGCTGTAATAAACAACAAAAAACCTGAGGTAGTTCTTATCGGAGCGACAACTTTAGGAAGAGATTTAGGACCAAGAATATCTTCAAGATGTGAAACTGGACTTACTGCAGACTGTACAATGTTAGAGATTGGAGAAAATAGAGAGCTACTGATGACAAGACCAGCTTTTGGTGGAAACCTAATGGCTACAATCATTTGTCCTGATCATAGACCACAGATGTCTACAGTTAGACCTGGAGTAATGACTAGATTATCTAAAGATGAAAATAGACAAGGAGCTGTTCTTAATTTTAAAGTTAATTTTGACCACTCTAAAATGAAAGTTAAAGTTTTAAATATAATAAAAGAAGCTAAAGCTAAAGTGGATATAACTGAAGCTAAGATTCTTGTTTCAGGTGGAAGAGGAGTTGGAGCTCAAAATGGTTTTGATAACTTGGAGCTTTTAGCTAATGAGTTAGGAGGAGTTGCATCTGCATCTAGAGCACTTGTTGATGCTGGAATTGTAAGTCATGATAGACAAGTTGGGCAGACTGGAAAAACAGTTAGACCGGATGTATATTTTGCATTTGGAATTTCTGGAGCGATACAGCACTTAGCAGGAATGGAAGAATCAGAATATATTATTGCTGTAAATAAGGATAAATCAGCACCTATATTTGGTTCAGCAGATTTAGGACTTGTTACTGATTTAGGAAAAACTATACCTTACTTAATTGAAGAGATCAGAAAAGCTAAAGCTGAAAAATAG